A part of Paenibacillus sp. 481 genomic DNA contains:
- a CDS encoding DUF2161 family putative PD-(D/E)XK-type phosphodiesterase has product MPKQAQAARTPGRKETELYAPVKAFFEKSGYEVRAEVRHCDLVAIHPEQPEAGPIVVEMKSTFNLTLVLQALERLKVSTQVYVAVEKKSGSRGHRPTALIDLCKRLGLGYITVTFYKRKPPLVEVVCEPSEAQTGRKPIKTRAARLAREFAGRSGDYNVGGSTQRQLVTAYREKALRVAAALLSEGQEATALAALPSEAQEATTLATLPSEAQEATALASQPQRAAHVRLRSGVSDAAAVLQRNYYGWFLRESRGKYSLTHEGKQALEQYADVVRNAVRGRNQNTPF; this is encoded by the coding sequence GTGCCCAAGCAAGCTCAAGCAGCACGTACACCCGGGCGGAAGGAGACGGAGTTGTACGCGCCTGTTAAAGCTTTTTTTGAAAAAAGCGGATACGAAGTGCGTGCCGAAGTGCGGCATTGTGATTTAGTCGCGATACATCCGGAACAGCCCGAAGCCGGGCCCATTGTGGTGGAAATGAAATCGACCTTTAATTTGACGCTTGTCCTGCAAGCGCTAGAGCGGCTGAAAGTATCGACGCAAGTGTATGTCGCGGTTGAAAAAAAGAGCGGCAGCCGCGGTCATCGGCCTACTGCGCTGATCGATTTGTGCAAGCGCCTCGGTCTTGGTTATATCACGGTGACGTTCTATAAGCGCAAGCCACCGTTGGTGGAGGTCGTGTGTGAGCCAAGTGAGGCGCAGACGGGACGCAAGCCTATTAAGACGCGAGCGGCACGGCTTGCGCGCGAGTTCGCTGGGCGTAGCGGCGACTACAACGTGGGCGGCAGCACGCAGCGGCAGCTTGTGACCGCGTATCGCGAGAAGGCGCTGCGTGTGGCAGCGGCTTTGCTGAGCGAAGGGCAGGAAGCGACGGCGCTCGCGGCTTTGCCGAGCGAGGCGCAGGAAGCGACGACGCTGGCGACTTTGCCGAGCGAAGCGCAGGAAGCGACGGCGCTGGCAAGCCAGCCCCAGCGAGCCGCGCACGTGCGCCTGCGCAGCGGCGTAAGCGATGCGGCTGCCGTCTTGCAGCGTAACTACTACGGCTGGTTCCTGCGAGAAAGCCGTGGCAAATATTCGCTCACACATGAGGGCAAGCAAGCACTAGAACAATACGCAGACGTCGTCCGCAACGCAGTGCGGGGAAGAAATCAGAACACCCCTTTTTAA